CCGACATGACTGTCAACAGATATGAGTTCGACCAGTCCGGATACATCGACTGGGAGCTAGACTCCTACTCGAACGAGGAGGGGACATCTGTCAGTCTCGTGGTCCACTAGTCCTGGGAGGATACTCGAGCTCTGTTGCCGGAGCCACCCCTGTCGTGGATCCACCAGTCGGGTGCCTTCTCCGCCACCCAGGTAAAAATCCAGCGGGGGTGTCACATATGGCGTAAGCTCGCGCCACATGAGCACGTCGCCGGGAAAAAAGCCCACACGACACCGATGGAGAGATCATGTTCAAGGACGGCCTATGTGAAGGTTGGGGAGCTGTTACGAGATGACGATGGAGATGTGTGTCTGTGTGATCCACGTCACACGATGCTCGATGAAGGCATTGGTGAATTTGGCCGCGACTAGAGGGATCTAACACGACAATCTTCAACTTCGGCTCGGCCTGGCTACGATACCAGAGAAGAGGGAGTGAGCGCATGCTCCTGGACCTCTGTGAGCTCGACATCATACCAAACGTGTCATGCAGTGGCATGGGTGATTTTTTAACCTTTCTTTAGGGAATCATCGTGGTTTGGGGTGGCGAGGCGGAGGCGTGCGGGCCATGTCTCTGGCTACTCCTTCGGGATCCTGTCGGTTTAGCTTTCCCGTCGACCTGTCTGGATTCCGCTAGCTTTCATGGTATTCGGAGTTTTTACAAGCCCTTGTCGGCGTTTTTCTTATTCGGGGCGACGATTCACTTCATAGATTGCGCGCAGCCGACATCTCCTGGTCTGCATCGATGACTCCCCAACCGCCGCTTTTACAAGCTCTTTTTTTAGAAATGGAggaggacccccggcctctgcatctggacgatgcatgcaaccactttattaattattcacttAAGACCTTataaagtcatacaacagtaagttGAAGCCATCGTCTAGGCAACAAAAGTGTCGCTACTCCTATTCAAATAatgaagggatgctgatagtctgggcctaataccaaataGACCTCGCAGCCATACCTAACATCTAAGActtgaggtcccaaccaggacgccagCCGGGTATGAGCACCCACAAGTCAGGCGagctcctcaaccaggacgcctgccgggtatgaggccgccgcagccacctgccaccaatccatcttcagagctgtactgctgcatgaaccttgcccggtctagctgccgccgacgccaccatgacgccagacagcgtcgacctcctgcgcgagtccatcatCGCACATCAGACGCCTAATCTCCAGAGCGTCGTGCCATCGAGATCTGACACCATCAATATGTGTGATGAAGCACCGCTCCTCCTCTTGTCACCTCCAGCCATcacttgctccaaaacgatgccccaTGAGGGAAAGCGCTACTAAGAACGCCATCATCATCCGATCCGGgagacccagatctagggtttcccccggagcagcCCGAGCCTGATGAAGCAAACTGCAACGATGATGCCTCGACAAGGGAACGACATCTAAGACGCCGCCATCGTCCGCCATGACCGTAGTCGACGCGATTTCATCAGCAGTTACTCCACCAGACGTGCGCCGCCAGCGTCGCTGATCCCTTCAACCGGGGTAagctccaaaacgatgccctgAAGAGGGGTTACGACGCAAAAGCACCGCCATCGCTCGATCCCAaggagatctagggtttcccccggagttGCCCGTGCTGTCAAGGACTAGACAAGGGAAGAATCTCTGCGGATCCGCCCAGCTGCCGACGAGCCGCACCCACCACCGTGCCGACGGCAATCCAGTGACCAAGGCCCACTGGACCCAGATCCGGCTGTGCCGCCGCGAACCCATCTGgtcacgccgccgccgtccctgGCGACCGCGACGCACCAGACCATGAAGCCGCCTGCCGCGGGGGAAGAGAACCGCCGAAGCGCCGCCATCACCCGCCATGGCGTCCGGCCCGGCGCCACGATCCGGCCCGGGGGCGCTAGCCCGCGCCAGCCCCACGAGCGGGAGGACCAcgagtcccccccccccccccccccccccccccgccgccggcAACGGCAAGGCTTCGCCTGGCCGTGCCCTTGGGCGtcggcgagggaggaggaggaggagatgtggAGACCGGCGGCGATGGGATCTGGGAGCCACCCGGCCGCCACACGGGGGGCGACGCGGGGGGCATGCGATGGCTGAAGTGTGTGCCAAAGAGGCTGCATCGAGTTTTGCTCACGTCACGCTGACGGTGGATGTAAGAGAAAGAAGACTTTGACCACTCCCAAAGATTTGATTGTAGTTTTATCTTTTTGAAAGGACGTGCCTTAACCTTTTtttccaaaagaaaaacaggtgGAGATGGGTCCGCTTTTAAAATTTCTACTTTCCCCCAAAAATCTCCGAACCCGATTTTTCATTTTTGTGACATGGCAGCAATGTTTCGGTCTCGACCCACCCGACTATGTCGGTCCTCTTCCTCCGCTCTTCCCGCCTTCTCTTCCTCGCCCGCTCCACCGCATCTCCTCCCCACCACTCTTCCCTCCTCCCGTCTCCTCGCCCGCACGCCCTCAGCCACCGCCGGTAACTTCTCCACACCCAGATCGCTTCTTGATCCACTCCGATTTCGATTCAATAGACATTACCCCCAGACGGATCGACGCCAGATTCCACCTCGGTAACAAAGACAGCAATGGGGATCTCCAAAGTGACGGGCATCGCCGCGACGGCGCTCCTCGTCTCGTCCCTCGCCCTGCGGCAGGCCGGCGTGAGGGCCGCCGCCACGGCCCCCATCCTCGCCACCAGCTGCGTCGCCTACGTCGTCACCGTCGCGTCCCACACCGCCGTCAACGTGCCGTGGATCCTGGGCAAGACCCCGTCGGGCCGGTTCCCCCTCTGGTCGTCCGTACTCTTCGGCCCCTTCCTGATGCTGGCACGCACGTACGCCAAGGTGAAGAGGTTCCTCAGGAAGGAGAACGTGTACGACGAGATCGCCCAGGGGCTCTACCTCGGGGGCTGGCCGTTCATGGCAAAGCACCTGCCTCCCGGGGATCCGTCCGTCGTGGATTGCACGTGTGAGCTGCCGAGGAGCTCGTTTGTGAAGGTGGATGAGTATGTCTGTCTTGCTACTTGGGATACCAGGGCCCCGTTACCGTCCCAAATCGAATTCGCGGCGCGGTGGGCCTGCGAGAAGAGAGCCCAGGGGAAGCCCGTCTATGTCCACTGCGCATTTGGTAAGCAATGATCCCCCCTCTCTTGTAGTCTTGTTTGCATTCTATTTTCGGCGAACCATCGTAGTTTGGTAATCTTGTTGTATTTATAAGTGACACCACATGAAGATAAAATGTCTCTCTGTTTTGTGCATGATTTACAACCACATCAGGTCATGGAAGAAGTGCCTGTGTCATGTGCGCAATTCTAGTGGCGACGGGCGTTGCTGAAAACTGGAAAGACGCTGAAAACGTCATCCGAGGAAGGAGGAAGATCAAAATGAACGCTCTTCACCGCAAAACTTTGGAAGATTGGTCCAAAAGTCGAGTTGTCCAGAAAAAGGATAATTAGCTGTGAGCTGATTTCTTTTTTACATCATATACTTCTTCTGTGAGGTTAGAACCAAAACAGAGTAAAGCCATATTGTATAGGAATACCATGCCATTCTTTATTTGAAATATTCCTCCACATGTCAATCATGTGTGACACAAGGAAATCCTCCATTTCCCCCCTGAAGATGCAGGAAAGTCCTTTTTCTACGTGTTTGTTCAATGTATGTGTGGTAGTTGCTCCTCTAAGCAACTCTTTTCACAGCAAAATCAGTCTTGTGTAGTGTACACTTTGGTTTACAATGGAAGAAACTTGAACTTATCCTCAAGCTGGTTTCTATTATCTGTGTTGCAAAATTGTAGCAAGGTTTAACTTCAAATGACAATTCTTTTCTTGTGAGTACTATCTAGGTACTAGCCTGCTTGAACCGTACAGATGTAAAAATCAAATGTAGTTTGAAGTTATAACTCAACAGCAGTGTGTGCAATATAAGACTCTGAATGAGGTACTAAATTTGATATCTGGAACAGGTTTGTGTACTCATGCTCAGAGATTACCCCTTTGTTCCCTCCTAATGATAGAAAAATTGTGACTGAATGTCACTGTTTCAATATATTTTATCTAACCTTTTCCCCGTTTTCTGGCAGTGATATTTTTTCCAAATTCTGTCAGATAGCTCACCTATTCAATTCAAGATATTTTGGTAGTGGTGCATGGTAGAAGGTGTTCTTACAAAATGCAGCCAGAAGTAATGAAAATAACACAAATTGAAGTACCATTTCAATAATGAACTCTGGGTGTCCTTCATTTGTTCTCACTCCAGGATACATTAAACCATTTGACTCAAGAAAATCTGATGACAGTTCTACGCGTTCTGACAAGTTCTCCCATTTCTTGAGCTTCCTTTGTTTCCCAGCTCTCTGTTTCTCACATATCTGCTACATTACATCCAAAAAATTTGTTCCCAGTTGTTTTGCTTATGCTCCTACTTTGAAGGTTAGTTCCAAGATACATTTGAATCAGTAGGCTAGCTCTCCACAATTGCCTTCATCTGTCATCAGTATCCTGCAGGCAATATATGCACCAGCAATAAATAGATCAGAGATAGATCCAGAAAGATGGTACTACAACTGCTGAACCTATGCTTCTTTTAGGCCGAAACAGAAAATGGTTAGTTGGCAGGGATAGCCGAACATATCCTAGGGAAAAGAAACAGGCAGGGATAGCTGAAACCATCTGAGGAAAAAGCGAAAGAAACCATCTCTAGTTCTTTTTCTGCACACCATAGATGCACCTTGTTTTTGCCATTTGTTTTAGTGCAGGCTATGGTGTAGAAAACAAGCCTGCTGACTTTTGAGTTTTGATTGCTGGTAGGAGGGTGGTCGATTCCATGCTGATTAGTAGGGCACATCTGGGTATTATAAACTAAGATGATTCTTGCCTCTATTAAGCCCTTGCTCAATCATATGCACTTAGATTTTTTTTAATTGTAGATAGGCTATAACTTCAACAGCTACAGGTAGCAGACTTCATATTTAGCAAAAGAAACCACAGGACAGAGGTAAGAATTGTGTGGTACTTACTCTCGAGGGCGAGAAGCCCAGAGGGAGCTTAGGGCACGGAGGCGGTTATGGTACTCGCCAATAGCCAAGAAACATCGAGCTGCCTGTCTAACTGTCAGAATCCTGTGCATTTGGTGAAGAGTCTGCTGCCTCAAGTTATCAGCCTGGAAATGACATGTCACATATGTTGTTTTAGTACATGCCTCAGTGATCTTATTCCTGGCAGCTAAAACTCACAGCAGATGCTAGCAGTAAACTTTTTTGGAATACACCAGATGAACAAATGAAGTTTAAAAGAATGATAACTTGCGAATTGTGGATAGATTGACCTTTTAAATTGACAAATCACTTACTTTTTGCACTATTAGTGGAAGTACTTATGAGGTTTAAAATGTTTACTTATTCTTGGCACAGTTAGTAGCAGAACTGATGCTAGAATGATTTAGGTGTGGCCAGAGCAATAAATTTCCCCTGAATACAGATTGTTGCTACATTTGCCTACAAGTTTTACCAGTCATTGTTCATCTACAAATTTGAATAAGATGAGCGAATAGTCTAGCATACACTGACATAATGGTCAAGTTTGAAGAGTAGTGACACATCTTGGGTTACCTGTATGACAAAGCCTTCAAGGTTGGCCAGCTTGCCGAGAGCAACGGCCATGTCGCCCATGAAGCTCCCCATGTTGGTATCGTCGCTAAGAGACCCGCTGCCTGCCACCGTGATTGCTAATGACTGATGGAGCTGCTCCAGGCCCTGGGTGAGAGCTTCTTCTGCCTGCTGCAATGACTGCTCAAGGCTGCAGATGCCAACCATTTGCTGTTCAGTCAAGGGATCAAGCTGAGGTGCCAGTGTCTGCAGCAACAGTGGGAAGTATGTACTTTCATTAGGATATCATTAGTACACTTCGAGAGTTTGTTTGGCAATTCGGTTCCTGAACTATCAAATGAACCTTTTTTGCTAGTAACTATGAAATGAAAACGACAGTTGATTTCGTTTCTATTTTTTTTAGGAATAACATTGCTAATGTTCAGTGTAGCTAGAGGCACATGCCTTGAGCAGATCAGAGGGCCGGAAGCCGCCCATCCAAAGGAAGCAGCGCTCGGCTGGGGTCGCCCACATCCCAGTGATGAGATGAAAGACGTCCGCCCTGGCAGCGGCACTCTTGAGGCGAAAGAGCTCATCGTAGTGGGTCAAGGTGTCGTCGATGATGGCCCTGAGGTCACCATCCGGCAAGTGCGCGTGCAGGCCTCCCCGGAGCTCAATCATGCGCCTGCTGTCGTCATCCAGCCACCTGTTGTACTCGACATCGAACATAGCAGCACCTGGAAAATAGACATCACAGTTCGTATTCAGTCCAATGCCAAATCTTAACAAAATTCCCACCACATTCTAATCAGTGAATGCGCAGGAGAGCTGATACTGGGGTTGACTTTACACACCAGGGCTGGAGTTTCCACCTGGAGCTCCTCCAACCAAGAGTCCCTACACAAAGCTCACAGGTTCATATCACACTTTACAATATGAAAACCTAGCTCGATACTTTGGCATAGAAGGAACTTGAATGATATTTTTCTAACTCGAGTGATTTTTGTGATCATATATGCACAGGTGCACATGGTGAATTAGCTTCAGAAATGAGAAGCACCTGAGAACGAGCCCGCTGGAGATCCTGTTCCAGTTGAGCAAGCTTCAGCTTGCCACTCTCAAGCTGCTGAATGTAAGCCTACACATGATGGATAATGCACATGCAAAAGTCAATAACTTGGCAAATTCATTGCTGGGAACACCAATTCAGTTCAGATTACAAAGCATGGCCCACCTTCTTCCGAAGCCTGCTTTTTCTTGCAGCCTCTCGATTCTGCGCTAGCCTCCTCGTCGTCTGCTAACCACCAAGGGAGAAGAACTCACTATAAATCTCAAGATTCTCAAAACAAAATGAGTTGCATTGCTCCAGGAACATAGATTTCGATGGTACCTTTGGATCAACCGCCTTGCCAGTCCTGTCACTGTGAGTGGAACTTGTTGCCATATTCTGCACATGACAAGCGACCATAAGAAGTCCAGCACAAGCTAAAATCAGTTAGTTGATTTTTTCTCTCTCAAATATATGGGTCACGACATTGCATATTAGAAGAAGAATGTCAATAAGAAGCAATCATTGACACATCATGCTCACTTAAGACACTACTAGTATGATAGAGCTGGGAGATGGAAGAACAATGTGTCCATGGTAGAATCAAGCAAATACTTAGTGTATATAGTATGGTCTCTACTGCATGCACGTTACATCAAGCACATATAAAGAAACAGCAATGTACATTTGGTGGAAACCACCCACTCCAACAACAGACAAAAAATATATAGTATATATTAGGTCCTGCTTTTCTTTTCTGATGGTGTGTTGCTGTCGCGTCGCCCCCTAATTTGCAGGGCTCTCTTTCAGCTGAGTGTGAATTGTTTGTTATATTTCTTTGAGAAAGAAGCGTGGATTAATTAATTAGTGCATAAGATTTTGTCTTGCTTAGTTGTCTATCCAACAATATTGATATACATATGCCCTGGCACTGGCAGTTCACCAATTGACCAGAAAGCAGCGTGCACCTAAAGCAGACACTGACCCAAGGTGGGCATTATTCAAGCATCCAACTAATTGAGGCCACAGTTTCTTTGCTAGAGACAATATTGTAAGAATGATCCCTTGTCTCCTATTGCATCACCAATGGCAATGGCATGGCAGCTAGGCTCTAATCTAACATATCCTCTACATTAATCACCTATCTATCCATATGTGTGTGCCTAGAATGGAAGGAAGATGTTGCTATTCCAACAAGCTCTCTAGATTTGTTTCTATAGGTCCAtacaagaaaaaaagaaaaaaaaaaggttCACCTAACGTGTTGGGATTGGAGATCTTGGGGGCAGCAACACATCTTAAATGCACACCCTGCCTCAACCGTGTGGattctttctttctctctttcTTGTGCTGCCTATGGCAGGAGCATTTTGCTACATGAGCATCTTGGAAGTTGTGGCCTAGCTAGCTACTGACATGGCACCAGGCTAGCCATCTACTCTAGCTCTAGTAGGAGAGATGGATGATGATGGCCAGGGGAGAATGTGGAGAAGCAAAGAACAAAGACACGCAGGAAGCCAAGCAACAGTGCATATGCCAATGCATTGAATGAATTTGATACTGTACGATCATTCACAGTAGAGTAGTATGTACCTGCTGCTGGTGCTGGTGGTGCTGCTGCTGTGAAATCTGATGGAACTGGCCTGCCACGGTGACTAATCCTACCATCccttgctgttgctgctgctgctgatgatgaTGATCCGATGAGTCCATGTTGATGTTGTTCTTGCTGCTGCTCTCTGAGTCCGTGCTGTCTGCTGTCACATTTGAACCCTCCTGCTTGCCCAGAAAACAAACACATGTATATACACATAAGTGAAAACAGTTTTAGGTGCAAAATGCTTGTAGTAATTTTATTTTGTCCTTGAATGATGATACGGAGTAGTAGTATATTTATTTACCTTGGGTGTGTGGTGGTGATGGAGAGCGAGCGGCCAGGAGGGGAAGATGTCCAGTGTGGGAGGCGGCctagctgctgccgctgccgctgTAGCAGTATCAACCACAGTACTGGGGAAGGCTGCAAGAAGATATGATAGGGGAGGAGGAGATCAAGACATGCATCGCAACAGGCAacagcagagagagagagagaggtgaaGTGCAAAGGCTGCGGCGCTAGTACTGCCTGTGATCACAAAGGGGTAGGCGTAGCAGCGGTCGCGTGGGCCCACTGTGGCAGTGAAACTGAAAGTGACCTTGGGGGTTATTCCCTTTGAGATGTGCTTTTGCTTGCTTGCTTGCACAGAGCCAGCCAAGCCAGAGCCAGAGGCTTGCTGCAGTCTACATGCATACACACACTCACTACTCTACCTAGCTAGTACCATGGTCCATGGGGTAGAGAGAGAAGGGGGTCACAAGCAACACACACACAACTGCCACTTCTGCCGCACTGCATGGTTACTTTTGACTAGGATGCCCTAACCTCTCGGTAAAGTGGCTCGCAGCCTTGTGCTCTTTGGTCTCTTGTTGGACTCGCTTGGCTaggctagagagagagagaggtgttgtgTGTACGTACGCATGGCGTGGTTGTGtccatggtggtggtggtggtggtgatgaggaTGATCCGTGGAGGTGGCCGTTGCAGTTTGTTGCTGGGAATGGGAATGCGAAATCATCCtgccgctgctgctgctgagCGTGGCGGCCTGGTGCATGAGGGCCTCCTCCAGCTCCCCGAAGTaggcgccgcctcctcctcctccgtcttGCTCGCTGCTGCACGCACGTACAGACCGTCACCATTACATTGCCATCACCAAATACGTGATATATCTACACAAAGATTCCTACGTATGTATGCATGTATGTGTGTATCTAGACGCACACAGGATCGACGGCATGAAGCATGAAGAACAGCAAGCCGACAAAAAAAGCTCCATACAAGGCAATACGCATGCAGAGGCCAGAGGTGATGATGAATCAGGATTCATGTTTGCCAAATCTTGAAAAATAAGTGCATGCTGTTCATCATGGTTATTGTTTTCCATATAGGGGAAAGAAGCAGAAGAGAGATCAAAGACAAGACAAAACAAAACAAGACAAAACCACGACgagaaagagggagagagaggggacagAAGAGGTTGCTCTTACAAGAAGGCCGCGGGAGGCATGGAGTTGGTTGGCATGGCCATGGCGGCATGGAAGCCACCATAGCCAAGCACATGATGAGGAGGAGGGCCCCTGTGCCTCGGATGGCCCGAGCTGCTGCTGGCCTCCTCCATCCTCGACCTCCAAGCCGAAACTCTTGCTGCCTCGACCTCCCACTCCCAGTAGAGAGACTCTTTGCGCTCCTGGCTGCCTTGCTTCTGCATGCCGCTCAAGAAAACCTCACATGAGC
This genomic window from Aegilops tauschii subsp. strangulata cultivar AL8/78 chromosome 4, Aet v6.0, whole genome shotgun sequence contains:
- the LOC109731457 gene encoding uncharacterized protein; its protein translation is MGISKVTGIAATALLVSSLALRQAGVRAAATAPILATSCVAYVVTVASHTAVNVPWILGKTPSGRFPLWSSVLFGPFLMLARTYAKVKRFLRKENVYDEIAQGLYLGGWPFMAKHLPPGDPSVVDCTCELPRSSFVKVDEYVCLATWDTRAPLPSQIEFAARWACEKRAQGKPVYVHCAFGHGRSACVMCAILVATGVAENWKDAENVIRGRRKIKMNALHRKTLEDWSKSRVVQKKDN
- the LOC109731459 gene encoding transcription factor TGAL4 isoform X1 → MEEASSSSGHPRHRGPPPHHVLGYGGFHAAMAMPTNSMPPAAFFSEQDGGGGGGAYFGELEEALMHQAATLSSSSGRMISHSHSQQQTATATSTDHPHHHHHHHHGHNHAMPFPSTVVDTATAAAAAARPPPTLDIFPSWPLALHHHHTPKEGSNVTADSTDSESSSKNNINMDSSDHHHQQQQQQQGMVGLVTVAGQFHQISQQQHHQHQQQNMATSSTHSDRTGKAVDPKTTRRLAQNREAARKSRLRKKAYIQQLESGKLKLAQLEQDLQRARSQGLLVGGAPGGNSSPGAAMFDVEYNRWLDDDSRRMIELRGGLHAHLPDGDLRAIIDDTLTHYDELFRLKSAAARADVFHLITGMWATPAERCFLWMGGFRPSDLLKTLAPQLDPLTEQQMVGICSLEQSLQQAEEALTQGLEQLHQSLAITVAGSGSLSDDTNMGSFMGDMAVALGKLANLEGFVIQADNLRQQTLHQMHRILTVRQAARCFLAIGEYHNRLRALSSLWASRPREILMTDEGNCGELAY
- the LOC109731459 gene encoding transcription factor TGAL4 isoform X2; the encoded protein is MEEASSSSGHPRHRGPPPHHVLGYGGFHAAMAMPTNSMPPAAFFEQDGGGGGGAYFGELEEALMHQAATLSSSSGRMISHSHSQQQTATATSTDHPHHHHHHHHGHNHAMPFPSTVVDTATAAAAAARPPPTLDIFPSWPLALHHHHTPKEGSNVTADSTDSESSSKNNINMDSSDHHHQQQQQQQGMVGLVTVAGQFHQISQQQHHQHQQQNMATSSTHSDRTGKAVDPKTTRRLAQNREAARKSRLRKKAYIQQLESGKLKLAQLEQDLQRARSQGLLVGGAPGGNSSPGAAMFDVEYNRWLDDDSRRMIELRGGLHAHLPDGDLRAIIDDTLTHYDELFRLKSAAARADVFHLITGMWATPAERCFLWMGGFRPSDLLKTLAPQLDPLTEQQMVGICSLEQSLQQAEEALTQGLEQLHQSLAITVAGSGSLSDDTNMGSFMGDMAVALGKLANLEGFVIQADNLRQQTLHQMHRILTVRQAARCFLAIGEYHNRLRALSSLWASRPREILMTDEGNCGELAY